In the Kitasatospora terrestris genome, one interval contains:
- a CDS encoding alpha/beta hydrolase family protein — translation MSTVTRSGTQAMRRLSFTFAADGSHAACLAAGADGGWYVESWRLAEGGPAAPTGLRPAAGRAAESLRSQLVALTDGRVLVCRHDGDRHALVLLGPGADGGPVEELALATLRLPGLRLLPIPRADGSGPGGPVAVALGTDGRPVTTVWLVTAEPSEPVRVAELPGLYGGGVWLDRSGRLLALDRVADGVVKTVVLDLERGSVTPLLEIGERSNDRLVLFDPETRFGMVRSDAPGADRLGWGLLGGSEPVRFPECLHIAGMFLRPIALAPGDGTAEPRVAVQLDHGAGSALALWQPSGGRLDPLPVPAGRLGAIGHWSAAGLRMPYSAPDRPAALATLDVEALLGQGPASVPSAVPLPLQLAPLGGGPVGGPGHGPAPAWASPARAVRGVPSGWRLDGSAVPGDGGSWHPAQSLELAGPAGPIESVVYGGDAWLSAPHLVVALHGGPADAWRLEFDPALQRMAAEGLSVLAPNQRGSTGYGPEHTMAIRGAWGGPDLDDVLALVEGVAGQRAALGLEPPALFGVSYGAFLALLVAAHAPLEHVARCAVVAPFLSGARLAAEASAPVRALTGRLGGDQPIEDTRGPRDVLQLAHRLRVPLLVVHGDRDEVVPVSQSRSLRHELLRLGRVEGEHFRYVEASGAGHEVLAEEGAAVLHELLAGFLRTGRTG, via the coding sequence ATGAGTACGGTCACGCGGTCCGGGACGCAGGCGATGCGGCGGCTGAGCTTCACCTTCGCGGCGGACGGCTCGCACGCGGCCTGCCTGGCGGCCGGCGCGGACGGCGGCTGGTACGTGGAGAGCTGGCGGCTGGCCGAGGGCGGTCCGGCGGCGCCGACCGGTCTGCGCCCGGCGGCGGGCCGCGCGGCGGAGAGCCTGCGTTCGCAGCTGGTCGCGCTGACCGACGGCCGGGTGCTGGTCTGCCGGCACGACGGCGACCGGCACGCGCTGGTCCTGCTGGGTCCGGGCGCCGACGGCGGTCCGGTGGAGGAGCTGGCGCTGGCGACGCTCCGGCTGCCGGGTCTGCGCCTGCTGCCGATCCCCCGGGCGGACGGGAGCGGCCCGGGCGGGCCGGTGGCGGTGGCGCTCGGGACGGACGGCCGGCCGGTGACCACGGTGTGGCTGGTGACGGCGGAGCCGTCCGAGCCGGTCCGGGTGGCGGAGCTGCCCGGGCTGTACGGCGGCGGGGTGTGGCTGGACCGGTCGGGTCGGCTGCTGGCGCTGGACCGGGTGGCCGACGGCGTGGTGAAGACGGTCGTGCTGGACCTCGAACGAGGTTCGGTGACCCCGCTGTTGGAGATCGGCGAGCGGAGCAACGACCGGCTGGTGCTGTTCGACCCGGAGACCCGGTTCGGCATGGTGCGCAGTGACGCGCCCGGCGCGGACCGGCTCGGCTGGGGCCTGCTGGGCGGCAGCGAGCCGGTGCGCTTCCCGGAGTGCCTGCACATCGCGGGGATGTTCCTGCGGCCGATCGCGCTGGCACCCGGCGACGGCACGGCGGAACCGCGGGTCGCGGTGCAGCTCGACCACGGCGCGGGTTCGGCCCTGGCGCTGTGGCAGCCGAGCGGGGGGCGGCTGGATCCGCTGCCCGTCCCGGCGGGGCGGCTGGGTGCGATCGGCCACTGGTCGGCGGCGGGCCTGCGGATGCCGTACTCCGCGCCGGACCGTCCGGCCGCGCTGGCGACGCTGGACGTGGAGGCGCTGCTGGGCCAGGGGCCCGCGAGCGTGCCGAGCGCGGTGCCGCTGCCGTTGCAGCTGGCCCCGCTGGGCGGGGGCCCGGTGGGAGGTCCGGGCCACGGGCCGGCGCCCGCGTGGGCGTCGCCGGCCCGGGCGGTGCGCGGCGTGCCGTCCGGTTGGCGGCTGGACGGCAGTGCGGTGCCCGGCGACGGCGGCAGCTGGCATCCGGCGCAGAGCCTGGAGCTGGCGGGCCCGGCCGGTCCGATCGAGTCGGTGGTGTACGGCGGGGACGCCTGGCTGTCGGCCCCGCACCTGGTGGTGGCGCTGCACGGCGGCCCGGCGGACGCCTGGCGGCTGGAGTTCGATCCGGCGCTGCAGCGGATGGCGGCCGAGGGGCTGTCGGTGCTGGCGCCGAACCAACGCGGATCGACCGGCTACGGGCCGGAGCACACGATGGCGATCCGCGGCGCGTGGGGCGGCCCCGACCTGGACGACGTACTGGCCCTGGTGGAGGGTGTGGCCGGCCAGCGGGCGGCGCTCGGCCTGGAGCCGCCGGCCCTGTTCGGGGTGAGCTACGGCGCGTTCCTGGCCCTGCTGGTGGCGGCGCACGCCCCGCTGGAGCACGTGGCGCGCTGCGCGGTGGTGGCACCGTTCCTGTCGGGGGCCCGGCTGGCGGCCGAGGCGTCCGCGCCGGTCCGGGCGCTGACCGGACGGCTCGGCGGCGACCAGCCGATCGAGGACACCCGGGGCCCGCGGGACGTGCTGCAGCTGGCGCACCGCCTGCGGGTGCCGCTGCTGGTGGTGCACGGCGACCGGGACGAGGTGGTGCCGGTGAGCCAGTCGCGGTCGCTGCGGCACGAGTTGCTCCGGCTGGGCCGGGTGGAGGGTGAGCACTTCCGCTACGTGGAGGCGTCCGGGGCCGGGCACGAGGTGCTGGCCGAGGAGGGCGCGGCGGTGCTGCACGAGCTGCTGGCGGGCTTCCTCCGCACCGGCCGAACCGGCTGA